CTATCATTAAAGTCGAGCCCCAACTTCTCCTGCTCCGGCGTAGCGAAGGCGGGGATGCCGTTGACTTCGAGGACGATATACTCCTCTTTCGTACGATCATAGATGATATCGACCCCCGCGATCTCCAGCCCCGTCACCTCCGCGGCCTTCAAGGCCAGCTCCACGACGGCGTCGTCGGGCTCGCGCAAAAAGACGCTGCCGCCGCTGGTGATGTTGGTACGCCAGTCGCTGCCGCCCGCCTTGCGTCCGTAGCAGCCGATATAGTCGCCGTCGACGATATCGACCCGGTAATCGGTGCGGTCGTAGTCGATGAATTTCTCCACATAGAAGAAGCGCAGGTCCATCTGGTTCAAGAAGGGCATCAGCATATCGAGCGTCTCCTGGGAGTCGATCTTCGTCAACCCCACGCCGCCCCAGCCGTCGGTGGGCTTGTAGACCATCTGCTTCCACTCGGCGATGAACTGGCGCAGCCGCTCCGTATCGTCCCGGTGGCAAAGCCTGAAATCGGCGGTCGGCACACCGTGGTTGCGCAGCAGGTGGGCGGTCTGGAATTTGTCCTCGGTCAGGGCGAATGAGCGGTAGTTGTTGAGGCAGGGGATGATGCAGTCGATCGCCTCGTACAGAAACATCTGGTACTGGGTCTGCTCGCCGGCATTGTAGCTGAAGAAGGCGTCCAATTCCTCCATCACCACGATGTCGCCCGTTTTGCCAGGGCAGAGGGTCCTGCCGTTTTCCACGTAGGCGTGGCGCAGGTTGAGGCCGGTGACCGCCTCGATGCCCCGCTCCTTCAGTTTCGCGACGATCTTCTCTTCGATCACGTCGCCGCCGCCGTTTTGGTACATCCAAATACCCACTCTCCGTCCGCTCATGCGATGGCTCCTTTTTTCTGGTGATGGCGCAACACCTGTGTCATCAGGTCGATCCGCTCTTTAAAACTCTTTTTCAGCGCCCGCTCTTTGGGGGTGTGGTCCCCGTCGCCGTAGGGCCCCAGCCCGTCGATGGTGACGACCCCCGCCGACGCGACGATATTGGCGTCGCTCACGCCGCCGCGCCGCTCCGTGGGGAGCGACTGCCCCGAAATACGCTCCATCGCTTCGATGAGCGCTCTCTGCCAGGCGTTGGGTTCCATCACGTCCCGCTGGATCGACCCGCCCAGAACCGCTTTTGTCCCCTCGACGAAAGCGGTGCAGACCGCCTCCTCCAGCCCTTTCATCAACCGCTCTTTTTCCTTATGGTCGGCGTAACGCAGCTCCAGCAGCAGTTTCGCCTGGGGGCTGACGGTGTTGGCGCCAATGCCCCCTTCCATCTTCCCCACGTTGACGGTGGAGCCCCTCTCCAGGTCGGTGAGCTCCACCAGTCTCTGCAGTTTGATGGCCGCCTCCAGGTTGGCATCGACCCCTTTGGCGTAACTGGTTCCCGCATGGGCCGCTTTGCCTTCGATGGTGATGTCGAAAGTGCCGATACCCTTGCGTCCGACCACCACCTCCATGTTGGGCCCCGCCGCCTCGAAAACGAAACATTTGTCGTAGTTTTTGGCCAGCTCGGTGGTCAGCATCCGCGAATCGTCGCTTCCGGTCTCTTCGTCGCTCACCAGCAGCACATCGATATCTTCGATGATTCCGTTGGCATCGTAGAGGGCCCGCAACGCCTCTAACGCCACGATGTTGCCCCCCTTCATGTCGCACACCCCAGGCCCGTAGACCCATGTTTCGTCCTCGCGCCAACCATCGAAACTTCCCTGAGGGAAGACCGTATCCAGATGCCCGAGAAGAAGGATTTTTTCTCTTTTTTCTGATTTTGGGGAGAGAAAATGGAGATGATCGCCAATCAAATCCCGCCGATGGCGTTCAGTCCGGTAACCGAGCGCTTCCAGCCATTTTGCAAACAGCTCACCCACCGCATCGACACCCCGCTTGTTGCGGGTATAGGAGTTGATGCGTACCACTTTTTCGAGGTCTTTTTTCCATTGCATGCCATACCAGCCGTTTACGAAATTTCCGCAAATTCTATCATTTCGTCGATATATAATTAATTAATGTAATCGATTCGGCGGCAAATCTCTTTCGATACGGCACACACCACTTCAAATTCGAGATAGGCAAGGGGATAATTCGAAAGTATTTTTTTTGTCTCTTTGTAGCCAAGCACGCCTCTGCCGCCACTGACCCCGCTGCGCTTGATATAACGCAGCATCGAAAGCGTGTCGCGAAAATAGATGCGGTAGCGCAGCAGATCGATCTTCGCATCGAAATGTTTGGCTATCGCCGCTGTCGTCTCTTCCAGGGAGCTAATGGGGGAGGAGGTGCCCGCTATTTGGTGAAGTGTCGCAAAGGTGCCGGAGGTGAACACTGCCATCGCCACGGGACGGTTAAGCCTTGCCATACGCGAGAGCGTCCATTCGAGATTGTCGCACCACTGCAGGGCCGATGAGGAGACCAGCAGGTCAAAATCGAGCCTTCCGAGCGTTTCGAAAAGTGACGGATCGTTGAAATTTCCGATTATTTTTTCGACCCCTTTCCCGCAGGGGTGAAGCGCCAGCATTTCGGGTGCGGCATCGATGGCGAAGTACTTTGTGAACGAATGTTCATAAGCTCTGAAAAAACCGCCGGTACCGCATCCGAGGTCGACGACGACAGGGTACGGGTTTTTTATTTTCGATGCGAGGAAGCGGGCGACACGCTCCTGGATAAGGCTGTAGCGACCGTAACTTCCGGCGAAACGGCAAAACTCTTTATGTGCGGCCATATTTACTTTCAATGGGGGTTTTCGATATAATAGCGCGCTAATTATAACCAAAGGCTTTTTCAACAATGATTACCATCCTTTTTGTGGCACAGATTGTTCTGGCTGTTATTTTGACGATTCTCGTGCTTCTGCAGAAAAGCTCCTCCATCGGGCTGGGGGCCTACAGCGGCTCCAACGAATCGGTTTTTGGCGCGAAAGGGCCGGCCGGTTTTCTGGTCAAGGCCACTTTCACCGTCGGTCTCATCTTCATTTTCAATACGATCGCACTGGGATACATGTACAACAAATCCTATAACAAATCGGTCGTCGACGAGATCAAAACCGAGAAGAAGACGCCGGCGGCCGTACCCCAGACGCCTGCCGTTCCGGCGGCACCTGCGGCACCGGCTGCGCCTCAAACCCCTGCCGGGTAACCTCTCCGCGCCGGGGAGGCAGGGGCCATCCGAAGGTCCCGCCGAACCGGTCCGCCTCTTTTTGGCATTCGAGCATTTCCGCACCATACCGGCAGGTTCATCATGAAAACGTTCGTTACGCTCCTTCTTTTCGCTCTGACACTTTTGGCCGATGCCCACATTTTCGTCTATCATCGTTTCGGTGACGCCCGTCACCCCTCTACGAACACCTCCATCGCGGTGCTCAAAAAGCAGTTCGACTATTTCAAAAACCACGGGTACGATGTCATTCCGCTCTCCACACTGGTTGAAACCCTCGAAAAAGGCAAACACGTTCCCGATAACTGGGTCGTCCTGACGATCGACGACAGTTACAGAAGCTTCTTTGAAAACGCCCTTCCCCTCTTCAGGCGCTACGGCTATCCTTTCACCCTATTCGTCTATACCGGTGCGACCGAAAGGCGCTACGGCGACTTCATGACATGGAAGCAGATCAATGAAGCGAAAAAGTATGGCGAGCTGGGATTTCACTCCCACAGCCACCCCCATATGGTCTCCAAAAGCGACGACTATCTGGCCGAAGATTTCAAGAAGGGACTGGCGCTCATGGCAAAACGCACCGGGGAGCGCGCAAAATATTTCGCCTATCCCTACGGAGAGTACGACAAACGAGTCAAAAAGATCGCAGAAAGCTTCGGGTTCGATGCGATCTGCAATCAGAATGTCGGTGCCGTCTCCGATCGCTCCAGCCGATTCGATCTCGACCGTATCGCCCTGACGGGGGATACATCACTCAAAGAGAAACTCGCCATTCGCTTTCTGCCGGCAGAATGGATCGAGCCTTCCGTATGGCCCGAACATGGGATCGTTCACCGTGTTCGCATTAAAATCGGGGTACCCACCGCCGCGCGGCGCGCTCAACTCTATCTGACCGGTTACGGATGGGAGTGGGTCGATGTCCGCAACGGCGAAATCGACGCAATTCTCGACAAACCGCTCAAAAATCGCCGCAGCCGTCTCATCTTAAAGCTTGAAAAAGATAAAATAAACACCAAAATTCTCGTCAAACCCTAAGGAGAAGAGCAATGGAAACCCTCAACGAAGTCTACGATTACGCCAAAGAGCACATGGAAAAAAGCCTCGACGTACTGAAAAAAGATTTCACCACGATACGCACGGGACGCGTTTCAACCCATATCGTCGACAAT
This genomic interval from Hydrogenimonas urashimensis contains the following:
- a CDS encoding ATP-grasp domain-containing protein, producing MSGRRVGIWMYQNGGGDVIEEKIVAKLKERGIEAVTGLNLRHAYVENGRTLCPGKTGDIVVMEELDAFFSYNAGEQTQYQMFLYEAIDCIIPCLNNYRSFALTEDKFQTAHLLRNHGVPTADFRLCHRDDTERLRQFIAEWKQMVYKPTDGWGGVGLTKIDSQETLDMLMPFLNQMDLRFFYVEKFIDYDRTDYRVDIVDGDYIGCYGRKAGGSDWRTNITSGGSVFLREPDDAVVELALKAAEVTGLEIAGVDIIYDRTKEEYIVLEVNGIPAFATPEQEKLGLDFNDRKIEKIVDLIDRKSKKQ
- a CDS encoding M20 family metallopeptidase, with amino-acid sequence MQWKKDLEKVVRINSYTRNKRGVDAVGELFAKWLEALGYRTERHRRDLIGDHLHFLSPKSEKREKILLLGHLDTVFPQGSFDGWREDETWVYGPGVCDMKGGNIVALEALRALYDANGIIEDIDVLLVSDEETGSDDSRMLTTELAKNYDKCFVFEAAGPNMEVVVGRKGIGTFDITIEGKAAHAGTSYAKGVDANLEAAIKLQRLVELTDLERGSTVNVGKMEGGIGANTVSPQAKLLLELRYADHKEKERLMKGLEEAVCTAFVEGTKAVLGGSIQRDVMEPNAWQRALIEAMERISGQSLPTERRGGVSDANIVASAGVVTIDGLGPYGDGDHTPKERALKKSFKERIDLMTQVLRHHQKKGAIA
- a CDS encoding methyltransferase, producing the protein MAAHKEFCRFAGSYGRYSLIQERVARFLASKIKNPYPVVVDLGCGTGGFFRAYEHSFTKYFAIDAAPEMLALHPCGKGVEKIIGNFNDPSLFETLGRLDFDLLVSSSALQWCDNLEWTLSRMARLNRPVAMAVFTSGTFATLHQIAGTSSPISSLEETTAAIAKHFDAKIDLLRYRIYFRDTLSMLRYIKRSGVSGGRGVLGYKETKKILSNYPLAYLEFEVVCAVSKEICRRIDYIN
- the secG gene encoding preprotein translocase subunit SecG; this encodes MITILFVAQIVLAVILTILVLLQKSSSIGLGAYSGSNESVFGAKGPAGFLVKATFTVGLIFIFNTIALGYMYNKSYNKSVVDEIKTEKKTPAAVPQTPAVPAAPAAPAAPQTPAG
- a CDS encoding polysaccharide deacetylase family protein gives rise to the protein MKTFVTLLLFALTLLADAHIFVYHRFGDARHPSTNTSIAVLKKQFDYFKNHGYDVIPLSTLVETLEKGKHVPDNWVVLTIDDSYRSFFENALPLFRRYGYPFTLFVYTGATERRYGDFMTWKQINEAKKYGELGFHSHSHPHMVSKSDDYLAEDFKKGLALMAKRTGERAKYFAYPYGEYDKRVKKIAESFGFDAICNQNVGAVSDRSSRFDLDRIALTGDTSLKEKLAIRFLPAEWIEPSVWPEHGIVHRVRIKIGVPTAARRAQLYLTGYGWEWVDVRNGEIDAILDKPLKNRRSRLILKLEKDKINTKILVKP